Proteins found in one Streptococcus mitis genomic segment:
- a CDS encoding sensor histidine kinase, with product MKNWRQSRMKQFWLHTLLRTYSSVMMIIIASFAILLSYADWDSREKEAQRVAQRVTTRTVDEVEYYYRESAQLAQDLVANQDRIQGVYKYFSLSTSEYFYWLLEHQATSSTSISLYENIDDLYVQNDSITGVAIVLQDFKEVYVSTRDKRSGHILPAEAFKPEANSFGIPVLDPATDQSIGVIYISLDPEVLYHAIDNTRGHIPMAVTVTSPFDTEIFHIGERVDREHENWFVGMTSHGYQVQVTVPKNFVLQGTVASSALIVGLSLLFIVILYLTLRQTFANYQKQVVDLVDSIKAIAQGQEGLRIDTLEKDQELLLIAETTNDMLDRLEKNIHDIYQLELSQKDANMRALQAQINPHFMYNTLEFLRMYAVMQSQDELADIIYEFSSLLRNNISDERETLLKQELEFCRKYSYLCMVRYPKSIAYGFKIDPELENMKIPKFTLQPLVENYFAHGVDHRRTDNVISIKALKQDGFVEILVVDNGRGMSVEKLANLREKLSQRHFEHQASYSDQKQSIGIVNVHERFVLYFGDRYAITIESAEQAGVQYRITIQDE from the coding sequence ATGAAAAATTGGCGACAAAGTAGGATGAAGCAGTTTTGGCTACATACGCTTCTAAGAACCTATAGTTCAGTTATGATGATTATTATTGCGAGTTTTGCAATCTTACTCTCTTACGCTGACTGGGATTCACGGGAAAAGGAAGCTCAAAGAGTAGCCCAGCGTGTAACCACTCGAACAGTCGATGAGGTGGAGTATTATTATAGAGAATCAGCCCAACTGGCGCAAGATTTAGTAGCCAATCAAGACCGTATACAAGGGGTTTATAAGTACTTTAGCTTGTCAACTTCTGAGTATTTTTATTGGCTGTTGGAGCATCAAGCAACTTCGTCAACTTCTATTTCTCTGTATGAAAACATTGATGATCTTTATGTCCAAAATGACTCTATAACGGGTGTTGCAATCGTCTTGCAGGATTTTAAAGAAGTTTATGTTTCAACAAGGGATAAAAGAAGTGGTCATATCTTGCCTGCTGAGGCCTTTAAACCAGAGGCCAATAGTTTTGGCATTCCAGTTCTGGATCCAGCAACGGATCAATCTATAGGAGTGATATACATCTCCTTGGATCCAGAAGTTTTATATCATGCAATTGACAATACCCGGGGTCATATTCCGATGGCTGTTACTGTGACATCGCCTTTTGATACGGAGATTTTTCATATTGGTGAGAGGGTCGATAGGGAACATGAGAACTGGTTTGTTGGTATGACCTCTCATGGATATCAGGTTCAGGTGACAGTTCCTAAAAACTTTGTTTTACAAGGAACAGTGGCTAGCTCTGCTTTGATTGTGGGTTTGAGCCTTCTCTTTATTGTCATTCTCTATCTGACGTTGAGGCAGACCTTTGCTAATTATCAAAAGCAGGTAGTGGATCTGGTGGATTCCATCAAAGCTATTGCCCAAGGACAAGAAGGTCTTCGCATTGATACGCTTGAAAAGGATCAGGAATTGCTCCTAATCGCGGAGACGACCAATGATATGTTGGATCGCTTGGAAAAGAATATCCATGATATTTATCAGCTAGAGCTCAGCCAAAAAGATGCCAACATGCGAGCCCTGCAGGCTCAAATTAATCCCCATTTTATGTACAATACTCTGGAGTTCTTGCGTATGTACGCAGTCATGCAGAGTCAAGATGAGTTGGCAGATATCATTTATGAGTTCAGTAGCCTCTTGCGTAACAATATTTCCGACGAAAGAGAAACTCTTCTCAAACAGGAATTAGAATTTTGCCGTAAATACAGCTATCTCTGCATGGTTCGCTATCCCAAGTCCATTGCCTATGGTTTCAAGATAGATCCAGAGTTAGAGAATATGAAGATTCCTAAGTTTACCTTGCAACCGCTAGTAGAAAATTATTTCGCTCATGGTGTTGACCACAGACGAACAGATAATGTGATTAGCATTAAAGCTCTTAAACAGGATGGTTTTGTGGAAATTTTGGTGGTCGATAATGGTAGAGGAATGTCGGTTGAAAAGCTGGCAAATCTCCGAGAAAAATTAAGTCAGAGACATTTTGAACACCAAGCCAGTTATAGTGATCAAAAGCAGTCTATCGGGATTGTCAATGTACATGAGCGTTTTGTGCTCTATTTTGGGGACCGCTATGCCATTACTATAGAGTCTGCAGAGCAAGCAGGTGTTCAGTACCGTATTACAATTCAAGATGAGTAG